A DNA window from Pseudorasbora parva isolate DD20220531a chromosome 5, ASM2467924v1, whole genome shotgun sequence contains the following coding sequences:
- the agr1 gene encoding anterior gradient 1 encodes MQHWMFCVLFLCFVFCDVSTQRKKKEKKTQTLSRGWGEDITWVQTYEEGLAKAHESNMPLMIIQHLEDCQYSKALKKAFVEHATIQRLAKSDFVMLNLVHETTDKNLSPDGFYVPRIMFVDPSLTVRADITGKYANRMYTYEAGDMDFLAENMMKAKILLKSDHGDHDDL; translated from the exons ATGCAGCACTGGATGTTCTGTGTCTTATTTTTGTGCTTTGTGTTCTGTGACGTCTCGActcaaaggaaaaaaaaggaaaaaaagaccCAGACTCTTTCAAGAG GCTGGGGTGAGGACATCACCTGGGTTCAGACGTATGAGGAGGGACTGGCTAAAGCACATGAAAG TAACATGCCACTGATGATCATTCAGCATTTGGAGGACTGTCAGTACAGTAAAG CTCTGAAAAAGGCTTTTGTTGAACATGCAACTATCCAAAGGCTGGCCAAATCAGATTTCGTCATGCTCAATTTAGTG CATGAGACCACTGATAAAAACTTGTCACCTGATGGTTTCTATGTCCCCAGAATCATGTTTGTTG ATCCCTCACTGACTGTGCGAGCTGATATCACCGGAAAGTACGCCAACCGAATGTACACATACGAGGCAGGCGACATGGACTTCT TGGCAGAGAACATGATGAAAGCCAAGATCCTGCTTAAGAGTGACCACGGGGACCATGATGATCTGTGA